From a region of the Hippopotamus amphibius kiboko isolate mHipAmp2 chromosome 3, mHipAmp2.hap2, whole genome shotgun sequence genome:
- the LOC130849157 gene encoding pregnancy-associated glycoprotein 2-like: MKWLGFLGLLSLSECLVIIPLRKINTLQEPLREKKLLTNFLEGNLVDRSLNETDDLNILLHPLRNYMNVVYFGNITIGTPPQEFRVVFDTGSADLWVFSIYCSSPACRAKNLFNPHLSRTFQGMQEVFYIRYGSGTIIGSLGNDTVQIGNIVDLGQTFGLSKWQTGYEHKPYDGILGLAYPSLALEKTTPVFDNLKTQGVISQPVFAFYLSDQKENGSVVMFGGVDHSYHKGELKWIPVSQTQHWQMTVNRITMGRIVIGCIHGCEAMLDTGTALLFGPTRWITTIQKLINGTRFGREHEIPCSSITQLPTFTLNINGTDYPVPAQAYIWKSPEGRCFSNFREYPETSSKSETWILGAVFLRQYFSVYDRGNNRIGLAPAV, translated from the exons ATGAAATGGCTTGGGTTCCTCGGGCTGCTGTccctctcagagtgcctagtcat AATCCCTCTGAGGAAGATCAACACCTTGCAAGAACCCCTCAGGGAGAAAAAACTGCTGACAAATTTCCTCGAGGGGAACTTGGTTGACAGGTCCCTGAATGAAACTGATGACCTGAACATTCTTCTGCACCCCCTGAGGAACTACATGAAT GTGGTCTACTTTGGAAACATCACCATAGGAACGCCCCCTCAGGAGTTCAGGGTCGTCTTTGACACAGGCTCAGCTGACTTGTGGGTGTTCTCTATCTACTGCTCAAGCCCTGCCTGCC GTGCAAAGAATCTCTTCAACCCTCACTTGTCCAGAACCTTCCAGGGCATGCAAGAGGTCTTCTACATCAGATATGGCAGTGGGACAATTATTGGATCTCTTGGCAATGACACAGTCCAG ATCGGGAACATTGTCGACCTGGGCCAGACATTTGGATTGAGCAAGTGGCAGACTGGGTACGAACATAAACCCTATGATGGCATCCTGGGCCTGGCTTACCCCAGCCTCGCCCTTGAAAAGACGACACCCGTCTTCGACAACTTGAAGACACAAGGCGTTATTTCTCAGCCCGTGTTTGCCTTCTACTTGAGCGA ccagaaggagaatggcagtgtggtgatgtttggtggggtggaccacagctaccacaaaggagagctcaagtggataccagtgtcccAAACCCAACACTGGCAGATGACCGTGAACCG GATCACCATGGGCAGAATCGTTATTGGTTGTATCCACGGCTGTGAGGCCATGCTGGATACGGGGACGGCGTTGCTGTTTGGCCCAACTAGATGGATCACCACCATCCAGAAACTCATCAATGGCACACGTTTTGGTCGAGAG CACGAGATTCCATGTAGCTCCATCACTCAACTTCCTACCTTCACCCTCAACATCAATGGCACTGATTACCCAGTGCCTGCTCAAGcctacatctggaag AGTCCTGAGGGCCGCTGTTTCAGCAACTTTCGAGAGTACCCAGAGACCTCGAGCAAGTCAGAGACCTGGATCCTTGGTGCCGTCTTCCTGAGGCAGTATTTCTCGGTTTACGATCGGGGAAACAACAGGATTGGCCTGGCGCCCGCAGTGTAa
- the LOC130849441 gene encoding pregnancy-associated glycoprotein 2-like, which yields MKCLGILGLLAFSECLVTIPLRKINTLREPLREKNLLTNILERNMDDGSLNETDDPKISLHPLSHTLDLLYLGNITIGTPPQEFRVIFDTGSAELWVFSIYCSSPACRANNLFNPRLSRTFQGTHTVFCIQYGTETFMGFLGYDTVRIGNLVNLGQTFGLRKWQTGYEDKPYDGILGLAYPSLALENTTPVFDNMKTQGVISQPVFAFYLSDQKENGSVVMFGGVDHSYHKGELKWIPVSQTQHWQMTVNRITMGRIIIGCIHGCEAILDTGTALLFGPPRSITTIQKLINGTRFGQEHEVSCRSITQLPTFTLNINGTDYPVPAQAYIWKSPEGRCFSNFLENPETSSKPDTWILGAVFLRLYFSVYDRGNNRIGLAPAV from the exons atgaagtgTCTTGGGATCCTCGGGCTGCTGGCCTTCTCAGAGTGCCTAGTCAC aatccctctaaGGAAGATCAACACCTTGCGAGAACCTCTCAGGGAGAAGAACCTGCTGACAAATATCTTGGAGCGGAACATGGATGACGGGTCCCTGAATGAAACTGATGACCCGAAAATTTCTCTTCACCCCCTGAGTCACACCCTGGAT CTGCTCTACCTCGGAAACATCACCATAGGAACACCCCCTCAGGAGTTCAGGGTCATATTTGACACAGGCTCAGCTGAATTGTGGGTGTTCTCCATCTACTGCTCAAGCCCTGCCTGCC GTGCAAACAACCTCTTCAACCCTCGCTTGTCCAGAACCTTCCAGGGCACACACACGGTCTTCTGCATCCAATATGGCACTGAGACATTTATGggatttcttggctatgacactGTCCGG ATCGGGAACCTTGTCAACCTGGGCCAGACATTTGGATTGAGGAAGTGGCAGACTGGGTACGAAGATAAACCCTATGATGGCATCCTGGGCCTGGCTTACCCCAGCCTCGCCCTTGAAAACACAACACCCGTCTTCGACAACATGAAGACACAAGGCGTTATTTCTCAGCCTGTGTTTGCCTTCTACTTGAGCGA ccagaaggagaatggcagtgtggtgatgtttggtggggtggaccacagctaccacaaaggagagctcaagtggataccagtgtcccAAACCCAACACTGGCAGATGACCGTGAACCG GATCACCATGGGCAGAATCATTATTGGTTGTATCCACGGCTGTGAGGCCATTCTGGATACTGGGACGGCGTTGCTGTTTGGCCCACCTAGATCGATCACCACCATCCAGAAACTCATTAATGGCACACGTTTTGGTCAAGAG CACGAGGTTTCATGTAGATCCATCACTCAACTTCCTACCTTCACCCTCAACATCAATGGCACTGATTACCCAGTGCCTGCTCAAGcctacatctggaag AGTCCTGAGGGCCGCTGTTTCAGCAACTTTCTAGAGAACCCAGAGACCTCGAGCAAGCCGGATACCTGGATCCTTGGTGCCGtcttcctgaggctgtatttctcGGTTTACGATCGGGGAAACAACAGGATTGGCCTGGCGCCCGCAGTGTAa